One Candidatus Bathyarchaeia archaeon genomic window, CCTAGAAACGACCCTTTCGTCCAAGGCCATGCCCCAGCCGCTTATGAAGTCGACCCTCATATAAACCTCTGGGCCAGACCCCTCCGTTACAAACCAATGGCCTTGGCCCCCTTTCAAAATTTCCAAACGCTTAGCGGCAAACCTTATAGGACCGATGATTCACTTATGAATCTCGGCGATTTGGTTTGCCGACTGTAATAATCGAGCTTTTGGAGGGCCGCACGGAGGCCCAAAAGGCCGAGCTTGCCAAGGCGATAACGGATGCAATGGTTCGCATACTCGGGGTGCGGCCGGAGGCCGTGA contains:
- a CDS encoding tautomerase family protein, with amino-acid sequence MPTVIIELLEGRTEAQKAELAKAITDAMVRILGVRPEAVNIIYHDLPRHNIASAGILFSKR